The window TCGAGCGCCATATCGAGCCCGAGCCGCGCACCATACAGCGCGGCGGCGCGTTCGGGATCGGCGGTTGCGATCACGACATGATCCATCGCGGTGATCGAGGCCACCGCCGAGCGCACCGAAAGCGGGCGTTCCCTGGCCAGTTCAAGGAAAAACAGCCGCACGCCCCGTGCGGCCTCGGTCGCCGCGCGGGTGCGCTTCCACGACAAAGTCGCGCCCGACATCACGTCGCGGCTTTCGACGTCAGTGACCGGCTCGGGCTTCAGCGTCAGCCGGTCGAGCCGGCGATGCATCTTCGCGATGTCATTGGTGCGAAAACACAGGCTCGCAAGCCCCTCGCCCTGCTCCGCGATGACGGCACGGATGCGCTCGGCGGTCGCATCATCGCCATCGGGCGCCATCAATTCCAGCGTCATGTTATCGAGCGTGAACATGGCGCGGTCGGCGCCGTCGCCGTTGTTGCGCCACGAAGGCGCGCGCGCAAACAGCGTTTCGTAAGCCGCGACGCCCGCGGTTATATCGCGGACGAGAATGACGACATGATCGAGCCCGGTAATCACGGAAACAGCCCCCGCGTGGTCTTGGCGGCGCGGACTTTTTCGACCCCGATCGCCATCGCGGCGGTGCGGTGGGGAATCTTGTCGGCCTTGGCGCGCTTGACCATCTGGTCGAAGGCGCGATCGAGGATGTGGTATTCGCGCCGCGTCACTTCCTCTTCCTCCCAGAACAATTGTTGCAGGTCCTGCACCCATTCGAAATAGCTGACCACGACGCCGCCGGAATTGCACAGGATATCTGGTATGACAAAAATCTCGTCCTGGCGTTTTTCCAAGACCAGATCCGCCTCCGGCGTGGTCGGGCCGTTGGCGCCTTCGGCCAGCACCCGGCATTTCATGTTTTGCGCGATGTGCGCGTCGATCACCCGCTCCATCGCCGCCGGCACCACGACATCGCAAGGCAGCGTGAGAATTTGATCGGGATCGTAGGCGAGTTCATTGGAAAAGCCGGCGATGCTGCCATGGGTGCTCGCGTGGTGCATCAACGCGGGGATGTCGAGGCCGGAT is drawn from Bradyrhizobium lablabi and contains these coding sequences:
- a CDS encoding VOC family protein; this encodes MITGLDHVVILVRDITAGVAAYETLFARAPSWRNNGDGADRAMFTLDNMTLELMAPDGDDATAERIRAVIAEQGEGLASLCFRTNDIAKMHRRLDRLTLKPEPVTDVESRDVMSGATLSWKRTRAATEAARGVRLFFLELARERPLSVRSAVASITAMDHVVIATADPERAAALYGARLGLDMALDRSHPDWGRLMFFRCGDLIVEVVSRPKDNSVDKAHDRLWGLSWRVIDIDATRARLASNGVDVSDVRDGRKPGTRVATVRSGTCGIPTLLVEKAVRA